One part of the Prochlorococcus marinus str. MIT 9313 genome encodes these proteins:
- a CDS encoding ATP-binding cassette domain-containing protein: MTTNPGREALLQARALEEELLFSYTPENEGEIELRLLGFCMAKLGRRQKRLQPLSGASIKELLNFNDIHHRKIEAPLDPNQAEYPLLVVFDAEHNTPFALYRHRGQNWLFDPQDESHRLCDSNLKLAATAYEVYPSLPETVLGPLAVLRFAFATELGALTALVITSAVVMLFTLSIPMLTNVLVSRILPQNDQNLLFQGLTVVVLIVIGSMATEFLQSLMLLRLESIADLRLQSAVWDRLMRLPMSFISKYTTGDLASRVSAISQLRQLIGNGVLSTLLSSLFAISFFVLMFVYDNQLALWASAFTLVAAICLLWITWRSIQLQRPLLESGAEITNFSLQAVMGMPQIRSAGSEPYLLVRWLREINRYASLQLRSNVYSDAMEQYGTLVTPLASLFMFAVVAYQVLNSPSEINLNQTLVAFISFNAAFSGFNGALTGAINLLANVAGRAAVLWRRAEPVLYADVEKGYQPEAIYHSLRGEFRLRGISYEFPESSEQLFNSLTLTIPAGQHTAITGASGCGKTTLVRMLLGFISPQTGELLVDGIPLTQLAIRAYRRQLGVVMQTARLNTGSIYEVICGGVGRSEDEVWQALEQAALADEVRAMPMQLETLLSDSGGNLSGGQVQRIAIARALITQPKVLIMDEATSALDNRSQERITQTIKELGMTRISIAHRLSTIQQADQIVILERNQPKEVMSGKWDELKSHGYLASMLASH, encoded by the coding sequence ATGACGACAAATCCAGGCCGTGAGGCCTTGCTGCAAGCAAGAGCACTTGAGGAGGAACTGCTGTTCAGCTATACCCCTGAGAATGAAGGGGAAATCGAGCTTCGTCTACTTGGCTTTTGTATGGCGAAGCTAGGAAGACGTCAAAAACGATTGCAGCCACTTTCTGGCGCCTCAATCAAAGAGCTTTTGAATTTCAATGATATTCATCACCGCAAGATTGAGGCACCACTTGACCCGAATCAAGCGGAATATCCATTGCTGGTTGTCTTTGATGCTGAACACAACACTCCCTTCGCTCTTTATAGGCATAGAGGTCAAAACTGGCTTTTTGACCCGCAGGATGAGAGTCATCGGCTGTGTGATTCGAACCTGAAACTCGCTGCAACCGCTTATGAGGTTTACCCCTCTTTACCGGAAACCGTTTTAGGTCCGCTGGCTGTGTTGCGCTTCGCTTTTGCTACCGAACTCGGAGCTCTAACAGCCCTGGTGATCACCTCTGCGGTGGTGATGTTGTTTACTCTTTCGATTCCGATGCTCACCAATGTGCTGGTGAGCAGAATTCTTCCTCAAAACGATCAGAACTTGCTTTTTCAGGGTTTGACGGTTGTCGTTCTGATCGTGATTGGCTCAATGGCCACTGAGTTTCTTCAGAGCCTGATGCTGTTGCGCTTGGAGAGCATTGCTGATTTGCGACTGCAATCTGCAGTTTGGGATCGGCTGATGCGCTTGCCTATGAGCTTCATCAGCAAATACACCACAGGCGACCTCGCCTCTAGAGTGAGTGCAATCAGTCAGTTGCGGCAACTGATTGGCAATGGTGTTCTATCCACCCTGCTTTCCAGTCTCTTTGCCATCAGCTTTTTTGTGCTGATGTTCGTCTACGACAACCAGCTGGCGCTATGGGCCAGCGCCTTTACTCTGGTTGCCGCAATCTGCCTGCTTTGGATCACGTGGCGCTCCATCCAATTGCAAAGGCCATTACTAGAAAGTGGTGCAGAGATCACAAATTTTTCCCTGCAAGCCGTTATGGGCATGCCCCAAATCCGCAGCGCTGGCAGTGAGCCTTACCTATTGGTTCGCTGGCTAAGAGAGATCAATCGCTATGCATCCTTGCAATTACGCAGCAACGTCTATAGCGATGCGATGGAGCAATACGGAACCTTAGTCACCCCCTTGGCCAGTCTTTTCATGTTTGCCGTGGTCGCCTATCAGGTTTTGAATAGCCCCAGCGAAATTAATTTGAATCAAACACTGGTGGCATTTATTTCTTTTAATGCCGCATTTTCTGGCTTCAACGGTGCACTAACCGGTGCGATTAATCTTCTAGCTAACGTTGCTGGGCGTGCAGCAGTGCTTTGGCGGCGGGCTGAACCAGTGCTGTATGCAGATGTTGAAAAGGGATATCAACCTGAGGCGATCTATCACAGCTTGAGGGGCGAATTTCGGCTAAGGGGTATTTCCTACGAGTTTCCAGAAAGTAGTGAGCAATTATTCAATAGCCTCACTCTCACGATTCCAGCTGGTCAACACACGGCAATTACTGGTGCAAGTGGCTGCGGAAAAACAACATTGGTCCGCATGCTTCTTGGCTTCATTAGCCCTCAGACCGGAGAACTGTTGGTAGATGGAATCCCGCTGACTCAATTAGCAATCCGGGCCTACCGCCGTCAGCTCGGGGTGGTAATGCAGACAGCAAGACTCAATACCGGATCCATTTATGAAGTCATCTGCGGCGGAGTGGGGCGCAGCGAAGATGAAGTTTGGCAAGCGCTTGAACAAGCTGCTTTAGCTGATGAAGTGCGCGCGATGCCAATGCAATTGGAAACGTTGTTAAGTGATTCCGGTGGCAATCTCTCTGGGGGGCAAGTGCAACGGATTGCGATTGCTCGTGCCCTGATCACCCAACCGAAGGTTCTGATCATGGATGAAGCGACCAGTGCGTTAGACAATCGCTCCCAGGAGCGGATCACACAAACGATCAAGGAGCTGGGCATGACCAGAATCAGCATTGCCCACCGTTTGAGCACGATCCAGCAGGCTGACCAGATCGTAATATTGGAGAGAAATCAACCTAAAGAAGTCATGTCAGGCAAGTGGGATGAGCTTAAAAGCCATGGCTATCTGGCCAGCATGTTGGCTAGTCATTGA
- a CDS encoding GTP-binding protein: protein MSKTWLISGPPGCGKTTWILNTMQSHPGSCGYLRLEGCADEGLEQAPDTGIDLAFLQDQIPQLRDLTDPHLDLASQPDDLLALIEVPQFRPPKESGLIGIDPRVKAQLEAFQLLPDRHLHFGQEPELPKRDTLEFSKLESWTISLHKYVWDPSSLNSFWFELVNGAYGDVYRAKALMNLPDGRAFFCNWMMTQDGSQFLPLQAVAPPNGRPTRVSELVVQGKALDAVGAQSTIDDCLLNDAVLEMHQAPLRDRQPELTHSR, encoded by the coding sequence ATGAGCAAAACTTGGCTGATTTCGGGGCCTCCCGGCTGCGGCAAAACAACCTGGATCCTCAACACGATGCAGAGCCACCCAGGCTCTTGCGGATACCTGCGACTTGAGGGTTGCGCCGATGAAGGCCTTGAACAGGCCCCCGACACAGGAATAGATCTTGCCTTTCTCCAAGATCAGATTCCTCAACTGAGAGACCTCACTGATCCGCATCTAGACCTTGCATCCCAACCGGACGACTTGCTGGCATTGATCGAAGTTCCCCAGTTCCGCCCTCCCAAGGAGAGTGGTCTGATCGGGATCGATCCTCGCGTCAAAGCTCAGCTCGAAGCATTTCAGCTGCTCCCTGATCGCCATCTCCACTTCGGCCAAGAGCCTGAATTGCCGAAGCGAGACACCTTGGAATTCAGCAAGCTCGAATCCTGGACCATCAGCCTTCACAAATATGTCTGGGACCCCAGCAGCCTCAACAGCTTCTGGTTCGAACTTGTGAACGGTGCCTATGGCGATGTTTACCGAGCCAAGGCATTAATGAATCTGCCTGATGGTCGTGCATTTTTCTGCAACTGGATGATGACTCAGGACGGTTCACAGTTCCTGCCCCTGCAAGCAGTTGCACCACCAAATGGCCGCCCCACTCGAGTGTCTGAATTGGTGGTTCAAGGCAAAGCGCTCGATGCAGTCGGCGCTCAGTCGACGATCGACGACTGCCTGCTCAACGATGCCGTATTGGAGATGCATCAGGCACCTCTGCGGGATCGGCAACCAGAACTCACTCACTCACGCTGA
- a CDS encoding metallophosphoesterase family protein yields the protein MAHAVISCLHANLAAFEAVLDDIDQQGIETITCLGDLVGYGPQPNEVVELVRERAIPTCQGCWDEDIIDGLNACECSYPSQLAERRGHLAHQWTAERMTDENKAFLASLPTSLRRDRLLFVHGSPNSQHEYLLPNMDAFAALERVETAGAETLFCGHTHQPYVRELRNGSIHVRLQNAGSHSAGEHELNLPMRRIVNAGSVGEPRHGSTSATYVIHNDATDEVEIKEVSYDVGRTCQAIVEAGLPPVFAWRLSHGFEYAEQAEDASHVCER from the coding sequence ATGGCTCATGCTGTGATTTCGTGTCTGCACGCCAACCTCGCTGCATTCGAGGCGGTGCTGGATGACATTGATCAACAAGGGATCGAGACGATCACCTGCCTTGGCGATTTAGTGGGCTACGGCCCCCAACCCAACGAAGTTGTGGAGCTGGTGCGAGAACGTGCCATACCCACTTGTCAGGGCTGCTGGGACGAGGACATCATCGATGGACTGAATGCATGCGAGTGCAGTTACCCATCTCAGCTGGCTGAACGGCGCGGACACCTGGCCCATCAGTGGACAGCCGAGCGGATGACTGATGAGAACAAGGCCTTTCTGGCCAGTCTGCCGACATCGTTACGTCGAGATCGGCTCCTGTTTGTGCACGGCAGCCCCAATAGCCAACACGAATATCTGCTGCCAAATATGGATGCCTTTGCAGCACTCGAAAGGGTGGAAACGGCAGGAGCCGAGACCCTTTTCTGTGGACACACTCATCAGCCTTATGTGCGTGAACTGCGGAATGGATCAATTCATGTGCGCCTGCAAAACGCCGGCAGCCACAGCGCAGGGGAACACGAGCTCAATTTGCCAATGCGTCGAATCGTCAATGCTGGCTCTGTGGGCGAGCCACGTCACGGGAGTACCAGCGCTACCTATGTGATTCACAACGATGCCACTGATGAGGTTGAGATCAAAGAGGTGAGCTATGACGTTGGGCGAACCTGTCAAGCCATTGTTGAAGCGGGGCTACCTCCAGTGTTCGCCTGGCGCTTGAGCCATGGCTTCGAATATGCCGAACAAGCAGAAGACGCCAGCCACGTGTGTGAACGCTGA
- a CDS encoding guanylate-binding protein gives MYSLFDSVFDVPFGYSIPRDRVVVIPDSQYNKLRAQENERQVAKLEARKEHHSQVIERLNEQISELQAALPAAEPDKELAATKE, from the coding sequence ATGTATTCACTATTCGATTCCGTCTTTGACGTTCCATTCGGCTACAGCATTCCTCGTGATCGCGTTGTTGTGATCCCTGATTCGCAGTACAACAAGCTGCGTGCGCAAGAAAATGAGCGCCAAGTTGCCAAACTTGAAGCTCGCAAAGAGCATCACTCTCAGGTGATTGAGCGCCTTAACGAGCAGATCAGTGAACTGCAAGCTGCACTACCAGCAGCTGAGCCAGACAAAGAGTTAGCGGCCACAAAAGAGTGA
- a CDS encoding DUF3303 domain-containing protein: MQLFLCDAQFEDVELQKAAYAQFIELWESGAMAKEDKFEGFELLFRVHAPGEGRVVILCRAESDKQLFTHFAPWRAQFGIVMEFTPVMSCQDVVDAHKDLFAKLPPRSAV, encoded by the coding sequence ATGCAGCTCTTTCTATGTGATGCCCAGTTCGAAGATGTTGAGCTTCAGAAAGCCGCCTATGCCCAGTTTATTGAACTATGGGAAAGTGGAGCCATGGCAAAGGAAGATAAATTTGAAGGTTTTGAACTCCTTTTCCGTGTTCATGCTCCAGGCGAAGGGCGTGTCGTCATCCTGTGCAGGGCAGAGAGCGACAAGCAGCTGTTCACACATTTCGCTCCCTGGCGTGCTCAATTCGGAATTGTGATGGAATTTACCCCTGTTATGAGCTGTCAAGATGTAGTTGATGCGCACAAAGATCTGTTTGCCAAGCTTCCACCTCGCAGTGCTGTTTAA
- a CDS encoding Nif11-like leader peptide family RiPP precursor yields MSEEQLMAFIAKVQEDTSLQEELKAEGADVVAIPKAAGFATTKEDLKAHLPVLHLPVLSGRELSLNTLTNCKNIFLLM; encoded by the coding sequence ATGTCAGAAGAACAACTGATGGCATTCATCGCAAAGGTTCAAGAAGACACTTCACTTCAGGAAGAGTTAAAGGCAGAAGGGGCTGATGTTGTAGCTATTCCCAAAGCTGCTGGGTTTGCGACTACAAAAGAAGACTTAAAAGCGCATCTGCCAGTCCTGCATCTGCCAGTCCTGTCTGGTAGAGAGCTGAGTCTTAATACCCTGACGAACTGTAAAAACATCTTTTTACTCATGTAG
- a CDS encoding DUF2237 family protein has translation MDRNVLGEPLEICSCDPKTGWYRDGKCRTDGHDLGQHTVCCVISEQFLTYSKAQGNDLSTPIPQYGFSGLKPGDHWCVCASRWKQAYDDGMAPNIRLEATNIEVLAAIDLQILKQYSHT, from the coding sequence ATGGATCGAAATGTTTTAGGCGAACCTCTCGAGATTTGTAGTTGTGATCCGAAAACGGGTTGGTATCGAGACGGAAAATGTAGAACTGATGGGCATGACCTTGGTCAGCATACGGTTTGCTGCGTGATCAGCGAGCAATTTCTGACCTATAGCAAAGCTCAAGGGAACGATCTATCAACGCCAATTCCTCAGTATGGCTTCTCAGGCTTGAAACCAGGAGATCATTGGTGTGTATGTGCATCTCGTTGGAAACAAGCCTATGATGATGGCATGGCACCAAATATTCGATTAGAGGCAACGAATATTGAGGTTTTGGCAGCTATAGATCTTCAGATACTCAAGCAATACAGTCATACTTGA